One window of the Bubalus kerabau isolate K-KA32 ecotype Philippines breed swamp buffalo chromosome 9, PCC_UOA_SB_1v2, whole genome shotgun sequence genome contains the following:
- the LOC129619907 gene encoding small nuclear ribonucleoprotein G-like, translating into MSKAHPPELKKFMDKKLSLKLNGGRHVQGILQGFDPFMNLVIDECVEMATSGQQNNIGMVVIRGNSIIMLEDLERV; encoded by the coding sequence ATGAGCAAAGCACACCCTCCCGAGTTGAAGAAATTTATGGACAAGAAGTTATCATTGAAATTAAATGGTGGCAGACATGTCCAAGGAATATTGCAGGGATTTGATCCCTTTATGAATCTTGTGATAGATGAATGTGTGGAGATGGCAACTAGTGGGCAACAGAACAATATTGGAATGGTGGTAATACGAGGAAATAGTATTATCATGTTAGAAGACTTGGAACGAGTATGA